The DNA segment AAGCAAAAGTACAAGTTGATATGAATGCTAAGTAGGAAGAAGACAAACTGCAAAAGGGGTTTCGAAGGAAGCGGAAAATGACAAATCTAAAATTCAATGCCTACACGATTGAATCTAATACGGCCCTGTTCGTTTTGTGAATTGGATGAGAATTCCAGACGCGGCATCCGAGCGCAGTAATTGGATGCAGCAATCAGATGTCGTTCGTTCGTGATTCTGGATATTCTGGATCATGCGTCTGGAAATTGTATCTGGATGCAGTTATGTTCGTTTTGTATTCTGTATTTTGTATCTGGATGAGTTTTTTTGTCAAATGAccaaaaactctttttcttctcttttggtCTAAACATGTATATAACTATATCTAAAAGTGAAActaatttgtaaaaaattatgtttaactGCAAAtgaaatatacataataaaaataaatatcaaattctattttcatgttttataacattataaagtaacaataataaacattaaactctattttcatgttttacaaCAATGATAACATCAAACTCAAATGACTTAAAGTATTTTAACTTCTCTACTCAAAACATCAAACCTTGCGGTGTCTgtgttttaaagaaaaatgcAAATTTGAACTATTGTTGTAAGAGCTTGAACTGCAACAATTCGAACCTGTGCATCCTCAAAAGATTAGTAGCCTACACTGACAGCAACACTGCATCTAGGACTCCAGCTGAAATGCCAGAAGAAAATCAAATATCAGATGTAATAAAGTAACACAGCTTATCACATCAGCTATTTTCTGTAACAGTTACAGCCACTAAACAGTTAGTAAAGCTTAGGTAAAAAGAGAGAGAGCAAACGAGAATGTTGAGAATGACTTACATCCTTTCCAGGGACAGATGCCATTGAAGCTTGAACAGATAGTCACtgagacaaaaataaaaacaaaaacgagTTAAGATAACAAGTAAATAAAATGTCTAATATGATCATATAAAACAAGTGAAGCTTGAGCATATAAAACAAGTGAAGTACATTCTATGCAAACTCTTTTCTAAAAGGAAAAAGCAATGCACATAAGATATCAAACTTCAGCTCTAATAAAACAAGAGCTTCCTTGTATTAAGAGCTACGGATAAATGAAGGTGGGAAAGTAATCATTTTCTTCCCTCAGAACACAATGAAACAAGAAGACCATACTAAAAGACTCTTAAGCGCAAACTAACAAAGACACAGTCACAGAAAAGAGAACAGAGCTCTACAAACCAACACACAAGAGGCAGGAGAAGTCTTGCGTGTAAGGAGAAGCTGGCGGAGCTGCGGGAGAGGCAGGAGAAGTCTTGCGGAGAAGCTGGAGAGGAGCGTGCGAAGATTGAGGAGTCTAGAGAGAGGCTTAGGTCGATGGTGAGTCGGTTTCTAGGGGAAGAGATTGTTGATGACGAAGAGTCTGGTGTGAATAACTCTTCGCTCAATGCTAGGGAGATGGCTGAGAGAGTTGATGAGGTTGTGAACAGAGTGATTAGCTTGGAGGGTGCTGTTTCCTCGCAGAGTGCTTTGATAGAGGGGATTCATGGTTGAAGAGAGGTTGCAGAGAATCAGATTTGATTTCGACGGCaacaaaacaattttattttttaggttTAGAAATCAAAGgcaaaatttgtaatttttaagataaattaaGGGTATTAtcgatttttattacttttggaTGAGTTTACTGTTTCTGGAAGCGTTTAAAAATCTCATCCAGAATTCCCGAAAAATCCGGATGagttgtgaaaatatatttggaTGCTGCGTCCAACTTAACCGCCTATTTCGCACCAAACGAACATCGGTCCGCGTCTGCGTCTGGATGCCGCGTCCAGTTCACGAAACGAACAGGGCCTACTTACGATGACAATTCCGAAATCAGGAAATCGAAAGATGAAAGCTTTAAAGACAAATCAAAGAGGAAGGAAGGGAGGAAGGTTGACAAACCTTGGAGGTCGAATGATGAAGTTGACAAGCTGCTCCATTTCcagaatcaaaaataaaattaacactCTCTTCTCATAATATATCTTTATCTTCTCTCGATTCGTCAACTCGAACCGAAATGATTCGATTAATTAAGAAAGTGCAATTTGGCCTGTAAAAAACCCAAAGTCGAAGAAGTtgtttcagagagaaagagagagagagatcgaaaGGGAAAGAGAGAAGCTTTTCTAGAACGGATTATTGTTGTTGAGGCTGGAgactgtttgtttgtttttgtttttccatttcatatttaatatattaattaataaagtattTAAAACTTGTAAGTAACCAATATTTTTGCCCCTTACGAAATTTATGACTTATTTGGCTCTAACACTCTTATTTTTTTATCGTCACAACATGAGTATCAACATAAAtctatttcaaattttgaaattcaatCGGTTATCAACTTATTTCATTCTTTCAAATCCTCTCATTCAATAACAACACCCTATAAAAAAGCGAATACattactttagaaaaaaaaactatttattttttattccatgctatatatatgaagagacATTGTTATTACTAGAGCAGGTGGCGTGTTGAGTGGAGGATTCTTTGGTGGTAAATCTGCTGGTGAGACTATCTTGGTAGTGGTCAAAAACAGTCGAATGGAAGTGAAGTTGTAGTGAGCCACCTTGATTTTGAATTTCTTTGTATGGCCTATTGTATCAATAAAACACCGTGGCAGTGAAACTTTAAGCTCAGCCGCATCTCCACCATTTTCCTAATATAACAGAATACATTTATCAACTTGGTAGACTCTATGATTAAAATAAGTGTCAAGATTATGGAAATTATCATTTATCAACAGAACAACAATTACCTGAACATAAGTGTCGATCAATTCTGTTGCTTTCCTGCCTGTGAGACCTTTCTCAGCATCTCCGAGAATGATGAACGTGCACTGCTCCTCATTATCATAGACAGACAGCTCCACCCGATAGCTGGTTAAAAACCAAGTGATTAGTATATACATTGTCGATTGAAAACATATCTGAGAAGAGAAACTTACTTGGCTACTGCAGTAGCATTTTCATTCCTGCATTTTGGACAAAGCAATGTTGTTGGCCCACGGTTTAACTTGGTCTggtaatctttgcaagcaatgtAATACCACTCAGTGCTAAGCTTGACATCATCAATTGTGGCAATGCAGTCAAAGTAGGCAACCTGAAATCACATCTTAAGGGTTGTCAGCAACTACATTGAGAAAAGTGTTTGATTCTAATAACGGAATGGGATTACCTGAGCAGGCTGACGCTTGAGGAAGGCGGCAATCTCACTTATTGTGAGAGTCTCAGCTTTGACCACCTCAACAGAGTTCACCAAAGAAGTTACAGAAGGGTTCGTGGTCAACCTTGCAAAGAATTTTAAATCAGGCGACCATCAAAGGTGTTAAACACATAATAGACTAATCTATAGattgtttctaaaaaaataaaatactaaccAGGCCAAGTATTCCTTGGTGGGGTCAACCTCTTCATCCAAAAACACTTTTGAAGGACATTGAACTTAGGCACAATTTCCCTGTCAATATAGAAACAGTTAGTGGTAGGTTTATCTAACTAAGTGTGAGTGATCAGGAATTCTTATATTGAGTTTGAGAGATTATCACCGAGGCTCTTAGGATTGACCGTTGTAACCAATAGAACAGTTGGAGTGGCTGCACTTGTGTCAAACTTCAGGCGAAAACTTTCTGCGGCTTTGTCCCATAGGTAGACGTTAATCACTGGACCGCTGTAGTTAACAAAGAGAAGATGTTTAATTTAAGTAAGAATCATAAATTAGAAAATGATATTTATGTATTGGTCGAACTACAACAGCTTACTCTTTAAGCTGCAAATGG comes from the Brassica napus cultivar Da-Ae chromosome A7, Da-Ae, whole genome shotgun sequence genome and includes:
- the LOC106355092 gene encoding uncharacterized protein LOC106355092, with amino-acid sequence MLMIDTEETLAQGFIDQNRRNQYEKELQRGRVYTLTNLYASNSKVMYHVADQRLVICISHAFALSKVEEDIEGILTERFRIHSFSDFEANCDLRGDLHDVVGHLKLVDGQALHQRPVLCTSDDSASRKVMVHLQLKDGPVINVYLWDKAAESFRLKFDTSAATPTVLLVTTVNPKSLVQCPSKVFLDEEVDPTKEYLAWLTTNPSVTSLVNSVEVVKAETLTISEIAAFLKRQPAQVAYFDCIATIDDVKLSTEWYYIACKDYQTKLNRGPTTLLCPKCRNENATAVANYRVELSVYDNEEQCTFIILGDAEKGLTGRKATELIDTYVQENGGDAAELKVSLPRCFIDTIGHTKKFKIKVAHYNFTSIRLFLTTTKIVSPADLPPKNPPLNTPPALGVVIE